The Falco naumanni isolate bFalNau1 chromosome 1, bFalNau1.pat, whole genome shotgun sequence genome window below encodes:
- the ERAL1 gene encoding GTPase Era, mitochondrial isoform X2, translating to MPAWGSGDPGAVSLTVLSPVQTLLAARPARAARRPGQDIIIYSRLLESCAPRAAAPPARRSGSSSALGSILGIPAEKPADTLGQHPPPVATSKKEQYRLLQNRPDQPQNPKVLRIAIIGAPNAGKSTLSNQLLGRKVFPVSKKVHTTRCKARGVVTSGDTQLIILDTPGLTSPFKAKRHKLDEAMLTDPWNSVKHADLVLVLVDVSDHWTRNSLSKEVLRCLSRFPQIPSVLVLNKVDLLKKKFILLELVNDLTEGIVGGKKLEVTSAFKHNSCSSAKSPLHITEASPPENRAPVSQCLQETDQAQEGSSLGKSSDTKASESSLVTEAEGAKHYGLRDLEKTKGWPGFQEIFMLAALHGEEVDTLKQYLLMQAKPGPWEFHSGVLTSQSPQEICDNIIREKILEYLPLEVPYGVVQVTEMWEEGPSGELLIVQNLVVPRKAHMMMLIGRGGKVISRIAQEAGQDLMNVFLCDVCLKLRVEMKS from the exons ATGCCAGCATGGGGAAGCGGTGACCCGGGTGCTGTGTCCCTAACGGTGCTCTCCCCCGTGCAGACGCTGctcgccgcccgccccgcgcgtGCTGCCCGCCGCCCTGGGCAGGATATCATCATATACT CTCGTCTCCTGGAGAGCTGCGCCCCGcgggccgccgcgccccccgcccgccgcagcgGGAGCAGCTCCGCGCTGGGCAGCATCCTGGGCATCCCCGCCGAGAAGCCGGCTGACACCCTGGGGCAGCACCCGCCGCCCGTCGCCACCAGCAAAA AGGAACAATACCGTCTGTTACAAAATCGGCCTGACCAGCCCCAGAACCCCAAGGTTTTAAGAATTGCCATCATTGGAGCACCCAACGCAGGGAAGTCCACGCTCTCTAACCAGCTCTTGGGCAGAAAG GTTTTCCCTGTCTCTAAGAAAGTGCACACAACCCGATGCAAAGCCCGGGGTGTTGTCACGAGTGGGGACACACAACTG ATCATTCTGGACACACCTGGCCTCACTAGTCCCTTTAAAGCCAAAAG ACATAAATTAGATGAAGCCATGCTGACAGACCCATGGAACAGTGTGAAACATGCGGATTTAG ttctggttttggtggATGTGTCGGATCACTGGACACGAAACTCCCTGAGCAAGGAGGTGCTGCGATGTCTTTCTCGGTTCCCCCAGATCCCCAGCGTCCTGGTTCTGAACAAG GTGGATCttctaaagaagaaatttaTCTTGCTGGAACTAGTAAATGACCTAACAGAGGGAATTGTAGGTGGAAAGAAACTGGAAGTGACATCTGCATTTAAACATAATTCCTGTTCTTCAGCGAAGTCTCCTCTTCATATCACTGAGGCTTCTCCACCTGAGAATAGGGCTCCTGTGTCTCAGTGCCTGCAGGAAACAGATCAAGCCCAAGAAGGCTCTAGCTTGGGCAAGAGCAGTGATACGAAGGCTTCCGAGTCCAGTCTTGTCACAGAAGCAGAAGGGGCAAAGCACTATGGACTCAGAGATCTAGAAAAAACGAAAGGCTGGCCAGGCTTCCAGGAGATCTTCATGCTGGCAGCTCTCCATGGGGAGGAGGTGGATACGCTGAAG CAGTACCTCCTGATGCAAGCTAAGCCAGGCCCTTGGGAGTTTCACAGCGGGGTCTTGACCAGCCAGTCACCTCAAGAGATCTGTGATAATATAATCAGGGAGAAGATACTGGAGTATCTGCCACTGGAAGTGCCCTACGGCGTGGTTCAG GTGACAGAGATGTGGGAGGAAGGACCGAGTGGGGAGCTCCTCATCGTGCAGAACCTTGTGGTCCCAAGGAAGGCTCATATG ATGATGTTGATTGGAAGAGGAGGTAAGGTTATCAGCAGGATTGCTCAGGAGGCTGGCCAGGACCTGATGAACGTTTTCCTGTGTGATGTCTGCTTGAAGCTCAGGGTGGAGATGAAGAGTTGA
- the ERAL1 gene encoding GTPase Era, mitochondrial isoform X3 produces the protein MAAPVTLVAARAVRWAARAAAAGPLLLGPARLLESCAPRAAAPPARRSGSSSALGSILGIPAEKPADTLGQHPPPVATSKKEQYRLLQNRPDQPQNPKVLRIAIIGAPNAGKSTLSNQLLGRKVFPVSKKVHTTRCKARGVVTSGDTQLIILDTPGLTSPFKAKRHKLDEAMLTDPWNSVKHADLVLVLVDVSDHWTRNSLSKEVLRCLSRFPQIPSVLVLNKVDLLKKKFILLELVNDLTEGIVGGKKLEVTSAFKHNSCSSAKSPLHITEASPPENRAPVSQCLQETDQAQEGSSLGKSSDTKASESSLVTEAEGAKHYGLRDLEKTKGWPGFQEIFMLAALHGEEVDTLKQYLLMQAKPGPWEFHSGVLTSQSPQEICDNIIREKILEYLPLEVPYGVVQVTEMWEEGPSGELLIVQNLVVPRKAHMMMLIGRGGKVISRIAQEAGQDLMNVFLCDVCLKLRVEMKS, from the exons ATGGCGGCACCCGTCACCTTGGTGGCGGCGCGGGCGGTGCGCTGGGCTGCgagggccgcggcggcggggcctcTCCTGCTGGGGCCAG CTCGTCTCCTGGAGAGCTGCGCCCCGcgggccgccgcgccccccgcccgccgcagcgGGAGCAGCTCCGCGCTGGGCAGCATCCTGGGCATCCCCGCCGAGAAGCCGGCTGACACCCTGGGGCAGCACCCGCCGCCCGTCGCCACCAGCAAAA AGGAACAATACCGTCTGTTACAAAATCGGCCTGACCAGCCCCAGAACCCCAAGGTTTTAAGAATTGCCATCATTGGAGCACCCAACGCAGGGAAGTCCACGCTCTCTAACCAGCTCTTGGGCAGAAAG GTTTTCCCTGTCTCTAAGAAAGTGCACACAACCCGATGCAAAGCCCGGGGTGTTGTCACGAGTGGGGACACACAACTG ATCATTCTGGACACACCTGGCCTCACTAGTCCCTTTAAAGCCAAAAG ACATAAATTAGATGAAGCCATGCTGACAGACCCATGGAACAGTGTGAAACATGCGGATTTAG ttctggttttggtggATGTGTCGGATCACTGGACACGAAACTCCCTGAGCAAGGAGGTGCTGCGATGTCTTTCTCGGTTCCCCCAGATCCCCAGCGTCCTGGTTCTGAACAAG GTGGATCttctaaagaagaaatttaTCTTGCTGGAACTAGTAAATGACCTAACAGAGGGAATTGTAGGTGGAAAGAAACTGGAAGTGACATCTGCATTTAAACATAATTCCTGTTCTTCAGCGAAGTCTCCTCTTCATATCACTGAGGCTTCTCCACCTGAGAATAGGGCTCCTGTGTCTCAGTGCCTGCAGGAAACAGATCAAGCCCAAGAAGGCTCTAGCTTGGGCAAGAGCAGTGATACGAAGGCTTCCGAGTCCAGTCTTGTCACAGAAGCAGAAGGGGCAAAGCACTATGGACTCAGAGATCTAGAAAAAACGAAAGGCTGGCCAGGCTTCCAGGAGATCTTCATGCTGGCAGCTCTCCATGGGGAGGAGGTGGATACGCTGAAG CAGTACCTCCTGATGCAAGCTAAGCCAGGCCCTTGGGAGTTTCACAGCGGGGTCTTGACCAGCCAGTCACCTCAAGAGATCTGTGATAATATAATCAGGGAGAAGATACTGGAGTATCTGCCACTGGAAGTGCCCTACGGCGTGGTTCAG GTGACAGAGATGTGGGAGGAAGGACCGAGTGGGGAGCTCCTCATCGTGCAGAACCTTGTGGTCCCAAGGAAGGCTCATATG ATGATGTTGATTGGAAGAGGAGGTAAGGTTATCAGCAGGATTGCTCAGGAGGCTGGCCAGGACCTGATGAACGTTTTCCTGTGTGATGTCTGCTTGAAGCTCAGGGTGGAGATGAAGAGTTGA
- the ERAL1 gene encoding GTPase Era, mitochondrial isoform X1 produces MRTGAARAPTLPRGGARWRHPSPWWRRGRCAGLRGPRRRGLSCWGQLVSWRAAPRGPPRPPPAAAGAAPRWAASWASPPRSRLTPWGSTRRPSPPAKQRSRSFFPLVEEQYRLLQNRPDQPQNPKVLRIAIIGAPNAGKSTLSNQLLGRKVFPVSKKVHTTRCKARGVVTSGDTQLIILDTPGLTSPFKAKRHKLDEAMLTDPWNSVKHADLVLVLVDVSDHWTRNSLSKEVLRCLSRFPQIPSVLVLNKVDLLKKKFILLELVNDLTEGIVGGKKLEVTSAFKHNSCSSAKSPLHITEASPPENRAPVSQCLQETDQAQEGSSLGKSSDTKASESSLVTEAEGAKHYGLRDLEKTKGWPGFQEIFMLAALHGEEVDTLKQYLLMQAKPGPWEFHSGVLTSQSPQEICDNIIREKILEYLPLEVPYGVVQVTEMWEEGPSGELLIVQNLVVPRKAHMMMLIGRGGKVISRIAQEAGQDLMNVFLCDVCLKLRVEMKS; encoded by the exons ATGAGGACAGGCGCCGCTCGCGCTCCCACgctgccccgcggcggggcAAGATGGCGGCACCCGTCACCTTGGTGGCGGCGCGGGCGGTGCGCTGGGCTGCgagggccgcggcggcggggcctcTCCTGCTGGGGCCAG CTCGTCTCCTGGAGAGCTGCGCCCCGcgggccgccgcgccccccgcccgccgcagcgGGAGCAGCTCCGCGCTGGGCAGCATCCTGGGCATCCCCGCCGAGAAGCCGGCTGACACCCTGGGGCAGCACCCGCCGCCCGTCGCCACCAGCAAAA CAACGTTCACGCTCCTTCTTTCCCCTGGTAGAGGAACAATACCGTCTGTTACAAAATCGGCCTGACCAGCCCCAGAACCCCAAGGTTTTAAGAATTGCCATCATTGGAGCACCCAACGCAGGGAAGTCCACGCTCTCTAACCAGCTCTTGGGCAGAAAG GTTTTCCCTGTCTCTAAGAAAGTGCACACAACCCGATGCAAAGCCCGGGGTGTTGTCACGAGTGGGGACACACAACTG ATCATTCTGGACACACCTGGCCTCACTAGTCCCTTTAAAGCCAAAAG ACATAAATTAGATGAAGCCATGCTGACAGACCCATGGAACAGTGTGAAACATGCGGATTTAG ttctggttttggtggATGTGTCGGATCACTGGACACGAAACTCCCTGAGCAAGGAGGTGCTGCGATGTCTTTCTCGGTTCCCCCAGATCCCCAGCGTCCTGGTTCTGAACAAG GTGGATCttctaaagaagaaatttaTCTTGCTGGAACTAGTAAATGACCTAACAGAGGGAATTGTAGGTGGAAAGAAACTGGAAGTGACATCTGCATTTAAACATAATTCCTGTTCTTCAGCGAAGTCTCCTCTTCATATCACTGAGGCTTCTCCACCTGAGAATAGGGCTCCTGTGTCTCAGTGCCTGCAGGAAACAGATCAAGCCCAAGAAGGCTCTAGCTTGGGCAAGAGCAGTGATACGAAGGCTTCCGAGTCCAGTCTTGTCACAGAAGCAGAAGGGGCAAAGCACTATGGACTCAGAGATCTAGAAAAAACGAAAGGCTGGCCAGGCTTCCAGGAGATCTTCATGCTGGCAGCTCTCCATGGGGAGGAGGTGGATACGCTGAAG CAGTACCTCCTGATGCAAGCTAAGCCAGGCCCTTGGGAGTTTCACAGCGGGGTCTTGACCAGCCAGTCACCTCAAGAGATCTGTGATAATATAATCAGGGAGAAGATACTGGAGTATCTGCCACTGGAAGTGCCCTACGGCGTGGTTCAG GTGACAGAGATGTGGGAGGAAGGACCGAGTGGGGAGCTCCTCATCGTGCAGAACCTTGTGGTCCCAAGGAAGGCTCATATG ATGATGTTGATTGGAAGAGGAGGTAAGGTTATCAGCAGGATTGCTCAGGAGGCTGGCCAGGACCTGATGAACGTTTTCCTGTGTGATGTCTGCTTGAAGCTCAGGGTGGAGATGAAGAGTTGA
- the FLOT2 gene encoding flotillin-2 isoform X7, translating into MTEKELLAVACEQFLGKNVQDVKNVVLQTLEGHLRSILGTLTVEQIYQDRDQFAKLVREVAAPDVGRMGIEILSFTIKDVYDKVDYLSSLGKTQTAAVRRDADIGVAEAERDAGIREAECKKEMLDVKFLADTKIADSKRAFELQKAAFSEEVNIKTAEAQLAYELQSAREQQKIRQEEIEIEVVQRKKQIDVEEKEVIRMEKELIATVKRPAEAEAYCIQQIAEGEKVKQVLMAQAEAEKIRKIGEAEAFVIEAIGMAEAERMKLKAEALQQYGEAAQLALVLDALPEIAAKVAAPLSKVDEIVILSGESNNTTSEVNRLLAEIPASVRAITGVDLTKIPLIQKATGTQA; encoded by the exons ATGACCGAGAAGGAGCTCCTGGCTGTGGCCTGTGAGCAATTCTTGGGGAAGAACGTGCAGGATGTGAAGAACGTGGTCCTTCAGACACTGGAGGGGCATCTGCGCTCCATCCTAG gTACCCTGACAGTGGAGCAGATCTACCAGGACAGGGATCAGTTTGCCAAGCTGGTGCGGGAAGTGGCAGCTCCTGACGTGGGTCGCATGGGTATTGAGATCCTGAGCTTCACCATCAAG GATGTCTATGATAAAGTGGATTACCTGAGCTCCCTGGGAAAGACTCAGACTGCAGCTGTCCGAAGGGATGCAGACATTGGTGTGGCAGAAGCAGAGCGAGATGCTGGCATTCGG gAGGCAGAGTGCAAGAAAGAAATGCTGGATGTCAAGTTCTTGGCTGATACCAAAATAGCAGATTCCAAACGGGCTTTTGAATTGCAGAAAGCTGCATTCAGTGAAGAGGTCAACATTAAG ACTGCTGAGGCTCAGCTGGCCTATGAGCTCCAGAGCGCCCGGGAGCAGCAGAAGATCCGCCAGGAGGAAATCGAAATCGAGGTGGTGCAGCGCAAGAAGCAGATCGATGTGGAAGAGAAGGAAGTCATCCGGATGGAGAAGGAGCTGATAGCCACCGTGAAGCGGCCGGCGGAGGCTGAAGCCTACTGTATCCAGCAGATTGCTGAGGGCGAGAA GGTGAAGCAAGTCCTCATGGCTCAGGCGGAGGCGGAAAAGATCCGCAAGATTGGAGAAGCAGAGGCTTTTGTGATTGAGGCCATCGGGATGGCGGAGGCGGAGAGGATGAAGCTGAAAGCTGAAGCGCTGCAGCAGTACGGAGAGGCTGCCCAGCTGGCTCTAGTGCTGGATGCGCTGCCTGAG ATCGCTGCCAAAGTTGCTGCTCCCCTCTCCAAAGTGGATGAGATCGTTATTCTCAGTGGAGAGAGCAACAACACAACGTCAGAGGTGAACCGTCTGCTGGCCGAGATCCCCGCCTCCGTGCGTGCCATCACTGGTGTGGATCTCACAAAG ATTCCCCTGATCCAGAAAGCTACCGGGACCCAGGCATGA